The Nostoc sp. NIES-3756 DNA window ATTTAATTTCTGTTTTTATAATTATTTTATTCATGTCTTCTCCATACCAAAGTGTAATATCTTTGCTAATTTTTTTATTGATTTGCTCAAGTTCTTCACACTTATTTAAAATATGAGACTTAGTTGCATAATATTGTTCCAGCATTTCTTGATGAGATTTCTCTTGTTGCTCTAAAACCTTCTCATATGCGTATATCACTCCTTCAAATACTCGACTTACTGATTCAACTTTAGTATCAAAAAACTTTTCAATATTTTCTTGTAATTTTTGATAAATTTTATATAATGATTCATCAAACTTTTGCAATCCTGTCTCTAAAACAGATATTTTAATTTCTTCATGAAATCCATTATCATCCTGTATAAAACTTGTCAAAGAACCAGTAATGACACCAGCAATGTTAGTTAATGCTAGTGGTATAAAGTCCACTCCTGTGAACACTAATAATTCACCTTTTAATGCAGCACTAAAATCAACAGTATCTAATTCAATTAATTGTTCAGTAATATTATTGATAGAGAGTTTAAGTTCTTGACTATATACAGTATTCTTTTGTGCTTGAATTGAATCTAACTCATAGCTAATATCTTTATTTAATATCATTAAGTTTTGTTTTAAAATTATATTTTTTAATTCATTATTAATCCAATCATCAATTTCATTTGATAAATCTTTAACAAAGCACTGAATATAATCACGAATTAATTTATCTTGTTTCCAAAAAAGTTTATGTTCAGACTTCCATTGCTCACTTCTTAAAAGCATACGTTCTTCCAAGCCCTCATTCCACTGATTCCATGAAATTCTCGCTTGTTCAAGAGCTTGCTCTATAATTTGAATTGTTAATAAAGTTATCTTGACATCCCGTCCACTGAAACCTCCTATTTGCTCTAAAATTGTAATTTTTTCTTGTTCAGCAATTTTTATTTTATTTTCTAGATCATTTTTAAATTCATTCATTTTTTTAATAATTTTCTTAATTAAATTATTAAGCTGTTCAGACAATGGCTGAAGTTTTAATTTTCCACGTTCCATAACCAAAAATCTTTCAATTGCTTTCACAAAATCATTGAAAGACTTTTTATATTCATCTTCGTAACCATTAAGAACTGCATTAAGTGCAGCTTGAGCAGAGATAAAGTGTATACGATTTCTACCAGCAATTATTGGTTCATCACCTTCAACAATTGTATAAATTCGATTTTTAATGTGTTCACGACTTTTTTCTGTACTAATTAAATCTATAAAATTACATACGATAAATAAATTATTTGCAGGAGCTTCAGCCTTCCCGCCATTGAGTTCTATCCTCAATTGATTTAATAACTCACGTTCGCTTTGCGTTAATGGACGCGAAGCATTAGTAACAAAAATAGCAGCATCAATATGTTGAAGTAAATTTTGGGTAATAGCTGTCAGTTCAGGATTTTCGTTTAATCCTGGTGAATCAATTATTTCTACACCACTGTCGCATAATGATAAATTTGGGTGTTCAACAATAATCTCTTCAATTGCATTTTCTGGTTTTTCTTCATTTAAATAACCAGTTAAAGTATTTTCACAAATATTTAATTTTTGTCGATACTCATCAAATGATATCTCCTTTTCGCTTCCATTTTGATAACGACAGATTATCCTTTTTTGCGAACCATACTTTAATACTACTAATGTACCATTACAGGGAATCTCTTGCATTGGTTGAATCTCTTCACCTAACAAAGCATTAACTAATGTTGATTTTCCTTGACTAAACTCGCCGATAATTGCTAGTCGAAATTTATGTAATTGGAACTTTCTTGATAACCCACTAACTTCGTTAATTAAATCTTTAGGAAGAAAACCGAGTTCATGACTAGTTTGAATTACCTGAAAAATATGTTCACAATAATTACCTAACTGCTTGCTAAATTCTTGAAATTTTTTTAACCCCTCATAGTATATAGAAACACGCGGATATGTTATTTTATTTTTATAGTTAGATGGTAATTGGATATCTTCAGAATTAAGTTTTTGAGGTTGCAAAACAGTTAGTAAGTTATCTACCTCAGTAATAATTTCTAGATCAAAATTTTCTTGAGGGCTAAATACATTTGCCACAACTGACAAATGTTGTGGTTTAATATTTAAGAATTGAGCTATTGTTTCTAAATACCTTTGCTCACGTAAACCCAATTTATTTTCAACTGTAGACATCTCGTAACCTAAGCCAATTAACAATAGTCGCTCTGATTCTGAAAGGACATTGGTTAGTGTTACTAACTCATTAAACTTTATATAAAGCTCATATTCTTTAACTCCTTTAATCATTAAATATTTAAATCTAGGTGTATCACTTTCTAATATGGTAAAGCGGTCTAAAATTTCAACCAATTTTTGTTTTTCTTTATCTGTCACCATACCATCAGCAAACATTACTCCTAATAGCACTGTAATTAAACTAGCAACAAACACAACTGATGGAGTAACATCGCGTTGGTTAATTTTCTGACCAGTGACCTTTGATAAGAAGTTAACTACATTATTTTCAATTGACAATATGTTCATAAACAACTACTACTTTACTTGCTAGTTACAGTAATTACTATTTAATAGTTTTTAGTAAAAGACACTTTAAATGATTAACATAGTTATTTATAATAAATTATGTATAATTTATTATTTTTAATTATTTAGAAGTTATTTATAAAGTAAATATGAAAGTTATAGCAGTACTTTATAACTATTTATAAAGTTTACCAATGTAATAATTAGTATTAAAGTACTACTCATTGGCTTTAACATTTACACACTTTTGTAAGGTAAATTAAGCGTTCATGCTTACTTTATAAATTACTTCTTACAGAAGATTTTCTATTTAGTAATTATTTTAGCCTATGAGGTTAATTTTACTTTAGGTAAATATATAATATGTAAAACTAAATTTATTGGCAAGTTTAAAAACAACATAATAACTCTTAAAAGATAAAATAGTAATACCATACATTAACTTAGTAGATAAAGCAATCAGGGCTGTTCATCCAAAAGAGGTAACTCCTAAGAAACACATTCCGTAGCGTGGGAAATGGGGGTGAGTTCTAAGCCAAAAGCTTGAGCTTTTTTCTTGAGGTTTTTCAGCGTGCGCTCTCGATATTGTTGCTCGTAAACATCTATACCAGGGTCAGTATAGCGATCGCCAGATGTCCAAAGGCGATAAAAAATACGTACCTGTTTATGAGCAGTAGCAGTAATCGCCTTGAGAGCGCCCATCTGTGACTGCATACAACGGTAATATGCACCACTAGCAGAATGACTGCGACTCGCGAGTTTGTGCCGCTATGCGAAAAGCAGTGGCAGCACGACTGGCAACAGGGCGAGTTTTGGAACTTTTAACTTTGCCGCCAGTAACACGACTACCAGGACATAGACCACTCGTGAGGGGTTAAATCAAAGTGTATTTTGTCAATGAGTTAAAATACTCAAATTTTTATAAATAAAAATGATAATCAAAAATTGTGGACCTAAAGCTGCTGTTAACTGTGTTTCTTTCATTTATTGCGAGAGCGTTAATTGCGCCCGTTGGGCGCTCATATCTTACACTTAGAAATAGAAATGTTAAATCCACAACTATGTGCCATAAAAATCATATGTGCAATTTTAAGTAAAAAAGAAGACACAACAATTTGTGGAAAGAGAAATTCAAGGGCAGTTCGGGTGGTCTGTCCCCAGTCAGGTAAATCTTGAGGGTTAGTAGATAAATAAGCCTAATACGTCAAAATCTTGTCGCAGTTAATGACGTATTTGGTCGTGAAGAAGCTGACAGATGCGTAATGCGTTTGCCATTTTTGAAAATATACATATACTGTTGTGTACGGTGGTAGGTCATGAGGTAATATTTCCCATTGACATCCGGTTCTTTGTACTTAGAAAATTGCATTAATAATTTCTTGTAAATTTACTTCTACAGTATGCCCAAATCCTTTAGGCTTTTGTAAAAGCGGCTGAAGAATTAACCATTCGGCATCGTTTAAATCACTTGGATAAGGTTTACGCTTTTGGTTTTCAATCGCTGGTGGACGGCTCATGGACAACAATATCAATGTTATTAATTTAGCCTACGCTCTAAATAAACCGAGGCTCTGTTCTCTTTATATTTTCTTCACGAATCAGATATTAGACACCGCAATGTTAAAAATACTGAAAAATATACTAATCTCAATCCTCAACGTTTTTTGACTTTCAGTTGGGGAGGTTTAGATATTTCAATATTATGCTTGTCTCATTCATCTCAAAAACAACTCTAATATTCCACTGGTATCGCACAAAAAAATCGTACTGTAACTTATACCCTTTGCTGCCCTTTCAATCTAGAAAATTCATCTTATAATGGCTATAGTGAGCAAGCATTGGTTAATGAGTCATACATAAATGTAATGATTTCATGAAGCACAATTATCTGTATTTTCTCTTAGTAATCAACATTTAAATAGGAAATAACATGAAAAATATTACAATGTTAATGACAGGTGTATTGATGACAGAACGCTTATATTTATTAAATTTGCTTAACCTGTCTGGAATTCAGCAAGATAAAGATATGCAGAAATTGATGCACAATTACTCATATCAGCTAATTTCAAAAACAAAAGCCCAATCATCTAAAGACAATGGGCTAAGTAATAACTTAAAAATTGTTCCATTTGCAATTGAATCAAGATTGCAAAGAAGTAAAATAGCTAGAGGGAGACAAATATTTACAAAAAAAATAAATAATTTGCCTGAATTAAATTCTTCTCAAGATGTGAATAATAAGTTTTATAAGAAAAGAAATTTAATAGCAAAACAAAATAGAAGCAATATAGTTTCAACAAAATTTCAAAAAGCTATTTATATTAATAGACAAAATTTAATAAACGAAGAAAATAATAATGATATTTTTGTTGCAAGTTATCAAAATTTCACAAACCAAAGATTACCTAATTTAGGTTTTAGTAGTTCAGGTGTAGCTGTCAGAGTTTTACAGCGACTATTAGTGGCTAACGGCTATCCAATTAAAATAGATGGTCATTTTGGTGCTTTAACAGAGAGTGCTGTTAAAGCATTTCAAGATCGTCAAAATTTAATAGTGGATGGAATAGTGGGAACACAAACTTGGTACTCTTTGACAATGTACAGCAAATATAGCACTATGATTTGATTTCTGAAAAAACACCGTACATCTGGAGAGACATAAAATTAAAGGTAGTGTTTCAAAAGTAAACATACTAGAATTAAAAGCTTTTAAATTTTATCAGAATTTAGAGGCTATTTATAAAGTAAATCTTTAGACGGCTAGACACTGACTGAGTGTCTGCGGCGATGCCTACGGCGATCTTCGCTAACGCGCTTGGTTGTGTTGATTTATCTATTTTTGAGCGAACTTGACCACGCAGTGTATGGTTTAATTTTTACCAAGCTCCCTGACGCTGCCATTTGCGGTAGTAGCTGTATACCGTTGAACTTGGCTCTAAGTCTCCTGGAAGCATATTCCATTGACATCCAGTCTTCAAATGATAATAGATGGTGTTGCATATTTCACGCATATCTGTTGTGCGTGGATGTCCTCCAGATTTTGCTGGTGGAATCAAGGGGGACAGAATTTCCCACTCCATATCAGTTGAGTCTGTCTGTGGGGTAAGACTTTCCCGCCATGAGCAACTATGTAAATACACTGTGTATAAGGTATTTTATCCTTGCTATAGCTCCTTTCTTCTTGCTTTTAGATTTACTTTGTAAATAGCCTCTTAAAACCTCATCAACTGATGCCAAAGAATAAATAATAATTTATAAAAGAATTTTATATCAATAAAATATTTTCTGTATTGTTGATAAAGTGAATTGTTTTAAACAATCTATCACTAAGAAATGATGAAGCAAATGTAATTTTATCTATTTACTATTCACACGCATATATATATATATTAAAATTTATTAAGAAATATCAATATTGCAAATTATATTTTGATGATATTATTGTTTACTTTAATCATAGAAATACTATTGGGATTATGGAAGGAATCAACAACAAACTTAAACTCATGAAGCCTTCTGCATATAGTTTTAGAAATTTTGATAATTTTCACATCAGATGTTTATTGAATTGGTATTTTAATTCCTAAGTTGGCATAATATCTACTGAATAACCTTTTTTTATTTATTCAAATCTTTCTAAGCTAATGAGTATTCAAGTTGAATTAAACCAGAACATGAAGCTTTGTCCACAGGCGAATCAGTTTAAGAAATTAAAAACTTTAGCTTATTTTAGTAACTGTAACTGTTTTTAATTACTTTTATTTATTTTTTGTTAAAATGTTATTAACTAATAAATCAACTTCTTTAAAAGCAAGTACCCCGTTTCAGCCTAAAATTAGTGCAGAAAAAGTAGATACAAATTCATGCCATTGTACTTCATCCTTAACATTTATAGATACAGAAATTATCCCACCGGAATTCACAAATTTATCTAGTAATATTACCTTTAAGCATGTATCTGTATCCTCATATATGTCTAAAGTATCAGAATATTTATTTACTGAGCCAGAATTCTCTTCTGTTATAACCGCCAATTTCAATGATAAATATATTGATTATTTGGAAGAATCTGAAATTAGTTATGACGAGTTTATTGCAGGTTTAAGTGTTTGTTTCGGGCAGATACAAAAATTAATTAATCATCAAGAAATTTACAATATTACTGCTGAAGATTTAATTCAATTAAAAAGGTTACAACATGACATTTTATTGGAATTAGAGGAGCTAAAAGTAAGTGTTACAACCAGAGATATTGAAAGCTGATACAAAATTTACATAGTTAATTAGACTAACTCTAAAAAGCCCAAAATAGTCAACATAACATCATATCTTCAAACCAATGAACATAACTTATTTTCTGACATATACAAGATTGTAAATAGCGAAATTTATCTAATAGTGTATGTCCCCATTGTTCGGGGATAGATAATTTTTGTAAAATTAGATAAGCTATCAAGCTCACATAGATTTGTATGGTAATGCCATTGACATTTTTGGTAATTAATTTATTAAGTTTCAAGTGCATTTTTAAAAATTTCCATAACAATTCAACTCCCCAATGTAATCGATAAATCTCTCCAATGTCATCATCATTAACGGTAGCAGATACCGACCCTGGTGAATTAGTTACTAATCGAAACTCTATTTTCGTTTCTATATCGCTAAAATAAATTACCCTATAAGCTGGCGCATCTGATGATAAACCAACTTTAATTAATCCGCTTGGTTCTTCAAATTCTAGTTGACAATTGTTTTTTATCCGCAAAACAAAATATTTCTTTTCTTGTACTATTTCTTGAATGAATTTTAATTTTGCAAATCCTCTATCCATTACTCCGACAGCATCCGTTGATAAATTAGCTATCATTTTTGACCCGAACTTATAGTCATGGTCATTCCCAAAGTTTATCAAATTCTCCTCTGGAGAACCCGTAGCTAAATTTAAAGAACTAAAAAGTTTTACCTGATGATGACCTAAAACCCATAGCAACTTACTTGTCAAAGTGATAATTGTTGAATCAATTGGACAAATAGCATATTTATCGTGTAAATTTTTATAGTGTTTCTTCTGCAATAATTTATTTAATTTTTGGTAAATTTCTTGAAACTGTTTTTGGCTTCGATGTAAATTCGCTTTAGAAAAAGTTTGGTGCGTGGAAAAATCAAGCTGATTTAACAGAAATATTTGCAGAGATTGACCAACAACGCCATGCTTATCGAGGCAGAAATATAGAATCAATTGTTACTTTGTCTAAGAATTGTCTCAGTATAGAACCACAGAGACACAGAGACACGGAGAAAAAAGAGTAAAAGTTGTTCTGGAAACCTCAGTTCAAAACCTCAGACAGACGCAGAAAAGGGTAGATGAACTTGATAATGATTTGTACCTAATCTGTGTTTTCCTATGAGCGAAGAAGTCTCGACGAAATTAGGGTTTATTAGGCAAACTCTCTCCATAACTGAGGCTGGGGGTGTGCGTCTACGTGGTATAGACTGGTTTGCTTGGGTTACTGGTGGCGGTTCTAGCACTGTACTACTAACGGCAGAAACTGGTGTGGCAGAAGTGTTAGTAACTGGACAAGATGCGTGGATATTGACGGATGAAATTGAAGCGCAGCGTCTTAAGGATGAGGAATTACCACCAGATTTTAAATTACACATCAATCCTTGGGCTGATCCTGTGGCGCGGGAGGCGTTTGTGCGTGAGGCTACTGATGGGGAAATTGTAATAAGCGATCGCCCCACTCCGCAAGAGCAACCAATACCATTATCTCTATTAGCATATAAGCGGGTATTGTTACCAACAGAG harbors:
- a CDS encoding dynamin family protein, with product MNILSIENNVVNFLSKVTGQKINQRDVTPSVVFVASLITVLLGVMFADGMVTDKEKQKLVEILDRFTILESDTPRFKYLMIKGVKEYELYIKFNELVTLTNVLSESERLLLIGLGYEMSTVENKLGLREQRYLETIAQFLNIKPQHLSVVANVFSPQENFDLEIITEVDNLLTVLQPQKLNSEDIQLPSNYKNKITYPRVSIYYEGLKKFQEFSKQLGNYCEHIFQVIQTSHELGFLPKDLINEVSGLSRKFQLHKFRLAIIGEFSQGKSTLVNALLGEEIQPMQEIPCNGTLVVLKYGSQKRIICRYQNGSEKEISFDEYRQKLNICENTLTGYLNEEKPENAIEEIIVEHPNLSLCDSGVEIIDSPGLNENPELTAITQNLLQHIDAAIFVTNASRPLTQSERELLNQLRIELNGGKAEAPANNLFIVCNFIDLISTEKSREHIKNRIYTIVEGDEPIIAGRNRIHFISAQAALNAVLNGYEDEYKKSFNDFVKAIERFLVMERGKLKLQPLSEQLNNLIKKIIKKMNEFKNDLENKIKIAEQEKITILEQIGGFSGRDVKITLLTIQIIEQALEQARISWNQWNEGLEERMLLRSEQWKSEHKLFWKQDKLIRDYIQCFVKDLSNEIDDWINNELKNIILKQNLMILNKDISYELDSIQAQKNTVYSQELKLSINNITEQLIELDTVDFSAALKGELLVFTGVDFIPLALTNIAGVITGSLTSFIQDDNGFHEEIKISVLETGLQKFDESLYKIYQKLQENIEKFFDTKVESVSRVFEGVIYAYEKVLEQQEKSHQEMLEQYYATKSHILNKCEELEQINKKISKDITLWYGEDMNKIIIKTEIK
- a CDS encoding peptidoglycan-binding domain-containing protein codes for the protein MKNITMLMTGVLMTERLYLLNLLNLSGIQQDKDMQKLMHNYSYQLISKTKAQSSKDNGLSNNLKIVPFAIESRLQRSKIARGRQIFTKKINNLPELNSSQDVNNKFYKKRNLIAKQNRSNIVSTKFQKAIYINRQNLINEENNNDIFVASYQNFTNQRLPNLGFSSSGVAVRVLQRLLVANGYPIKIDGHFGALTESAVKAFQDRQNLIVDGIVGTQTWYSLTMYSKYSTMI
- a CDS encoding transposase is translated as MKKYQYCKLYFDDIIVYFNHRNTIGIMEGINNKLKLMKPSAYSFRNFDNFHIRCLLNWYFNS